The sequence ATATATATGGCTATAAATGAGAAAATAACACCCATCCAGTTGATCCAGGTTAGTTTTTCCCTGAAAACAACCAGCCCAAGCATCACGGAAAGCCCCACTATCCCTATGTTGTTGATGCCAAATACTGCTGATCCATCAAGGGGTAGGTTTTCTTCCGTTTTTGAATTGAGTGCCAAAATTAAAAACCAGATAGATCCGTAATTTCCAAGCCCGAGTAAAGTGCCCCAAAGCAGTGTGCCAGATCGAAGAAGCCTTCTAAACGGACTTCTCCGGATGATGTTGGTGATAATTCCCGTTATGGCAGCAATGGTAAACAATACCGCTGAAAAAAGTGTGGAAACTCCATTATCAATATGCTTGAACTGGGCCAGTTTGATAATGGAATCGATTATTCCCATTCCCATAAACAGTATTAGGGGCAAATACAAATATTCCGGATTGACATCAATGTTTTTTTTTCTGTAAACGCTAAGGAAAACTGCAAGCAGAGCAAGAAGGATACCGGTGATTTTCAGTAAGCTGATCTGATCATAGGGATCATAAACGAGGGAGAAGGTGATGGGAATGACCACAGACATTTTGCTTGCCACTGTGGTAATAGCAATGCCTGCTTTCTGGGAGGATAAACCGATCAGAACAAAACCAATGACGAATAAGATCCCGATAATAACGGCATAGGGAAACCAGGGGTTTGCATACAGAGGGAAAATTTCGTTGCTGTAATTGCTGATGGAAAAACCCAGTACGGATGCTACAATATAATTGATGATGATGATGTCGAAATTCTTAATTCCGTATTTTTTTGCTACTTTAAAGATTACGAAAAGGGAGGTGGAGGATAAGATGCTTAATAACAGATAAATCATCTTTCATTCATTATATAAAGTGAAACCGGTGCAAAACTAACTTTTCTTATAAAAAAAACAGGCTCCCGCAAAAAAAGAACCTGTTTTTCAATCCTTGAATCAGCTTTTTCATGCTTTATATTTTTAGTTTTTTCTCAATTGTCTTTACTGTCTCCCTGAACTTTTTGTCTGTATCAAGCAGATTGTTAACTGTTTTGCATGCATGCAAAACAGTTGCATGGTCTTTTCCGCCTATTTGCGAACCGATGGAAGCAAGGGAAGATTTGGTCATTGATTTTGAAAAATACATGGCGATCTGCCGTGCCTGAACGATTTCTCTTTTCCTTGTTTTGGAATGAAGTTGATCAGGGCTGATTTCAAAATAATCACAAACGATTTTCTGGATGTAATCTACGGAGATTTCCTTCTTGGTATTTTTCACCAGTTTATCGATTACCTGCCGGGCCAGGTCAATGTTGATTTCCTTCTTGTTCAATGTGGACTGTGCCAGCAGGGAGATCAGGGCACCTTCCAGTTCCCGGATGTTTACCGTAATATTGGTGGCAATGTATTCTACGATGTCTGGATTGATGTCAATTCCGTCATTGTATATTTTGTGTTTCAATATCTTAATCCTGGTTTCGAAATCGGGTGCCTGCAGATCAGCAGATAGTCCCCACTTGAATCGTGAAAGCAAACGCTGTTCAATGCCCTGTATCTCAATGGGAGGTTTGTCAGAAGTGATGATGAGTTGTTTACCTGTTTGGTGTAAATGATTAAATATGTGAAAGAATACTTCCTGGGTCTTCTCTTTTCCGGCCAGTTCATGAATGTCGTCTATCACCAGAACGTCAATCATTTGATAGAAATGCAGGAAATCGTTTTTGTTGTTGTTTCGGATGGATTCCACAAACTGTGTTTGAAATTTGTGGGAATTCACATATAGTACCGTTTTTTCCGGGAATTTCTCTTTCACCTGGATGCCAATGGCCTGAGAAAGATGGGTCTTCCCCAGGCCACTTTCTCCGTAAATAAATAAAGGATCGAAAGCCGTACCCCCTGGTTTATCCGCCACCGCTTCTCCGGCAGAGCGGGCCAGTCTGTTACATTCCCCTTCAATGAAATTGGAAAATGAATTGTCGGGGTTGAGCCTTGGATCGACATGCAGTTTTTTGATGCCGGGGATGACAAAGGGATTTTTGATTGAGCTCTCCTCGGATTTTAAGGGCATCGATACGGGCTTGTTTTGCAATTGGCTTTTGTTATTGGTGGGATACTTAATGGTATAAGGTTTTTTCTTGGAAGCGGCCGAATGATTCTCCATAACCACACTGTATTCCAGTTTGGCATTATTCCCCAGTTCTTTTCTTAATGTTTTACGCAGAATATCAATATACTGCTCCTCGAGGTATTCGTAGAAGAACGGACTAGGCACCTGGATGGTTAATACCTTATTTTCCAGCTTTAAGGGAACTATGGGCTCGAACCAGGTCCTGTAACTGATAGCAGGAACATTATCCTTGATAATCTGAAGACAGCGGTTCCATACTTCAATGTGTTGACTATCGTTCATTAATTACTAGATATTTAAAGATTTCCAATATGATTTGTTGCTCTAACAAATTTGGAAAAAATATTCTTTGAAAAAAAATCCATATGCTCTTGTATTTTCACATATAATTGTATGGTATTTCTTATCAGTCAAATATTTTTTAATAAAAAATTAAAATTAAATTAAATACTGAATGTCAATCAATTAACCCTTTATACAATTAATCATTTGTCAGTTAAAAACATGTTTCGTTCAATTAAAGTTTTAGAATAGAATTGCCTTTTTATTTAGTCAAAATCTAAATAAAAATAATAATTGTTCATTTGTTTTTACCAAAAACAGATATTTGGATATACTTACCCGGATTTTCCTGAATATCTTTTACCAGGCTGTTCAAATTGTGGGTGGTCTGATCGAGATGAATGTAAAGCGAATCGTCTTTTGTTAAACGTCCCAGAGAGCCTTCTCCTTTTTGTATCCCTTTAAGTATGCTATCTGTGGATGAAAGGGTGTTTTCGAGGTGACCGAGGGTGGTGACCAGGTTGGCATTTCTTAGGGAATCGGTGACTGATGAAATGTTTCCGAGAGCGTTTGATATAGCTTCATTGTTGTTTTTCAGGTTGGTAGTTATTGATTCCGCATTGTCAATGGTCTTTTTAATTTTCTTATTGTTCTGCGATATGAGTTGATCCAGGCTTTCAGAGGTATTTTTCAGGTTTGTAGTGGTATAGTGCAAATTGGCAATGGAACGCTGGATGTTTTCCTTGGTATCTCCGTCAAACAAACGGGTGATGGAATCAATTGAAGCGAGAAGGTTTCGCGTTTTAATTTTTAAGGGTTGTATTTCCGTATATATCTGCTCGGTTATATTGGGTTCCAGGCCAGAGGGTAATGTGTCGCCCGGTTCATAATATTCTTCGGCTTCGGTAAAATTTAGCTTTATGGCTTTGGTCCCCATCAGATCCGTGTTATATATTATACAGCGGGAGTTTTTTGGGATTTTCAGATCTTTCCTTATTGTAAATCTTACGAGCAAGTCTTTCATATTGGTGCCCGTCAGTTTGATGTTCTCTACCATACCTACTTCGTAACCACTAAGATATACAGGGCTGGCTTCTTCCAGACCGCCAATTTCGTTGTAAACAGCATAGAATTGATTTTTGTCTGCAAAAATGTTTTTGCCTTTCAGGAAGTTGAAACCCCAAATCAGCAGTGCAATCAAAAACGTTGCTATAAGTCCGATTTTTAGTTCTTTTGACATGGATAGATTGTATTAAGGATTGTTTATTATACTGAGGGCTTTATCAATTGATATGGGATCATTGTTTTCAAAAGCCACAATGAAGGCACCCGGAAAATCATTTTTGATCTTTTGTTTTAACTGTTGTATTTGTTTGAAGTTCGTGGTGCTTCCAATGGTATATTTATACTGTTCGGATATTTTGTGTTCTTCCACCTGATTATAGTCTTTGAAGTAATCAGAATCTTCGGGTATCGGATCACTGGAGGCGGCCACCTGAACTTTAAAGACAATGCTGTCCCGGGTGGAAAGGGTATCTTTTTTATTGGACAGCATTACGCTTTTGCTTTCAATATTTTGCTTATAATCCCTGAAAGCCTCGTAGATAGATGAGGCTATTTTTTCCTGGCCTTCTTCTGAATTCAGATATTTTTCTTCACTGGGATTGCTGAGAAAACCTGCCTCCACAAGTACCCGGGGCATTGCGGTTTCATAAAGAACCAAAAAACCTGCCTGCTTTACCCCCCGGTTTTTTAAGCCCGTATTCCGGTCGAATTTTTCCTGGATATAGGACGCAAAATTCAGACTTTGCTCAAGATAGGCATTCTGCATCAGTGAAAAGATGATATAAGATTCTGCTGAATTTGGATCAAATCCCTGGTAGGTCCTGGAATAGTTCTCCTCATAAAGAATGGCTGAATTCTCCTGCTTGGCTACTTCAAGATTGCTCTGGCTTTTGTGTAAGCCCATTACATAAGTTTCTGTACCCCTTATCCTGGAATTCTCATTGGCATTGTTGTGGATGGATATGAACAAGTCAGCCTTGTTTTTATTGGCTATTTCTGCTCTTTTGAAAAGCGGGATCAATGTGTCTTTTTTACGGGTGTAGATAACATTGACGTCTGAAAAATTTTCCTCAATGTGTTTGCCCAATTTTAAGGCTATAGAAAGCACCAGGTCTTTCTCATTTTTGTGATTTCCGGGTGCACCGGGGTCTTTACCACCATGGCCTGCATCAATAACCACAGTATTCAGATGGTATTTCTCCTCCTCTTGTGCATTAAGCGCAAGAGGAAATCCCAATAATATTATAGTCAGAGATATGAGTGAGTTATAGATTTTGGCACGAATTTTCAATTTCAACATAATATTGAATATAATATTTTCATTAGCTTTGACGGTTATCTTATAATTGTTATTATGCAAAAATAGCACAAACCAAATTGCAATTAAAATTAGCAAATAATAATTTAAAAACTTTTTTGTTTGCTGTTCTGTTGACATTTATTTTTTGTGGCAAAATTGCCTCCTCCAATGACTACAGTGCCGGGAGTTCTGTTGCTTATTTTATAGATCAGGATACTACCGTAACACAGAATGATACAGTATCTGATACGGAAGAGGACAACACGGGTTTCATTGAAACCAATATAGATTATCAGGCCGCCGATTCTATTGTTATGTCAAGAAGGGACAACAAAGTATATTTGTATGGTGACGCGAAGGTGGTATATGGAAATATCGAATTGACCGCTGATTATATTGAATACAGCCAGGACAGCAATCTTGTTTTTGCCAGAGGTGTAGAGGATTCTACCGGCCAATTGGTAGGTAAACCTATTTTCAAGGAAGGGGGAGAGACCTATGATGCCAGGATCATCCGTTATAATTTTAAATCCAGGAAGGGATATATTAAAGGGGTTGAGACCCAGGAACAGGAAGGAATTCTCCATGGATCTACGGCAAAAAAACATGCCAACAATCATTTTCATTTCAAAAACGGCAGATATACCACCTGTGATAAGAATCATCCTCATTTTTATATTGCTCTGACCAAAGGCAAAATCATTCCGAATGAACGTATCATCGCAGGTCCCTCCTACCTGGTAATGGAGGATATTCCGCTGCCTTTAGGTATTCCTTTTGGTTTTTTTCCCATACAGCAGAAGCAAACTTCAGGATTTCAAAATATCAGTGTTAATGAAGAAAGCCGGAAAGGTTTTTCTCTCCAGTCAGACTTTTATTTGGGTATTAACGATCATATGGATCTCACCCTGACAGGCGAGATATACTCTCTGGGAAGTTATGGCCTTCAATTACAGTATCGCTTAACCGAACGCTACAAATATACGAGCCGGTTAAACGCCAATTATCAGAGGGAAGTATTTGGTGATGAAGGAACACCCGAATACAGAAGCAACAAGTCATTCAGAGTTTCATGGAGCCACAGCCAGGCCGCCAAAGCCAACCCCTATGGCAGTTTTAATGCCAATGTGAATTACAGTACCTCGGGATATGATAGACGCCACGGTCAAACCGTTCAGCAACGCGCTTCCAATAACAAGACCTCAAGCATCAGTTATCGCTACAATTGGCCGAACAGCCCTTTTGATTTTAACGGAAATTTAAGACTGAACCAGAATACCCGAAATAGGGAGGTAAGCTTTACTTTACCCAGTATGTCACTCAATATGAGCAGGCAATATCCGCTTCGTGGTATTGATAACAACGGAAGAATAGACTGGTATGAAAACCTCCAGGTTGGCTATAGCGCGGATCTTGAGAACAGACTGACTACAAAGGAATCTTTATTGTTCAAAGAAACTACTTATGAAGATTTTGAAAGTGGTTTTCAGCACCGGATACCTGTCAGCCTGAACTTTAAGGTGCTTAACCATTTTAACCTCACCCCCAATCTTAGTTATAAAGGGGTACTGTATCCCAGATATGTGGAGAGAGACTTTCAGGAGCGGTATGACCCTGCGCTTGACTCTACTTATGGACAATTGGTAAAGGATACGATACATGAATTCAAGTATGCTCATTCTGCTGAACCTTCTATAAGCTTCAGTACAAGTCCGAAGGTTTATGGTATGTTCCAGTTTAAGGATCCGGAAAGCAAAGTTCAGGCCATCAGGCATGTAATGACTCCTTCTGCAAGCATAAGTTTTCGGCCGAGTCTAGGGAATATGACGGCCCCTTATTATGATAATTACACGGATGAAAGGGGGAATGTACGGGAGTATTCTTATTTTGACGGGCAGCTCTATAGTCCGCCCTCTTCACCCAGAAGAAGTGGTAACATCAGTCTGGGATTAAGCAATAACCTGGAGATGAAGGTCAGATCGGAAGCAGACACGACGGAGGAACTGAAAAAGGTTAAGCTGCTGGACAATCTTAGTTTCAATACCAGTTACAATATTTTTGCCGATTCCCTGAATTGGTCTACTGTTCGGTTTAACGGGAGAACCAATCTTTTTGATAACAATCTTAATCTTAATCTTTCCGGTACGTTTGATCCTTATGCAGTAGACAACACAGGAAATACGATCGACAAGGCAGAATTCAAGGAAAGTGGTAAACTTGCCCGTTTAACCAATTTTCGCGTTTCTATGAGTACCAGTCTGAGTGGAGGTGAGGGTCAAGACGGGGGAAGCGGATCTTCCCAGGGTCAGGCTTCTCCACAACAGAGGGAAGAAGAAA comes from Bacteroidales bacterium and encodes:
- a CDS encoding LPS-assembly protein LptD; its protein translation is MFAVLLTFIFCGKIASSNDYSAGSSVAYFIDQDTTVTQNDTVSDTEEDNTGFIETNIDYQAADSIVMSRRDNKVYLYGDAKVVYGNIELTADYIEYSQDSNLVFARGVEDSTGQLVGKPIFKEGGETYDARIIRYNFKSRKGYIKGVETQEQEGILHGSTAKKHANNHFHFKNGRYTTCDKNHPHFYIALTKGKIIPNERIIAGPSYLVMEDIPLPLGIPFGFFPIQQKQTSGFQNISVNEESRKGFSLQSDFYLGINDHMDLTLTGEIYSLGSYGLQLQYRLTERYKYTSRLNANYQREVFGDEGTPEYRSNKSFRVSWSHSQAAKANPYGSFNANVNYSTSGYDRRHGQTVQQRASNNKTSSISYRYNWPNSPFDFNGNLRLNQNTRNREVSFTLPSMSLNMSRQYPLRGIDNNGRIDWYENLQVGYSADLENRLTTKESLLFKETTYEDFESGFQHRIPVSLNFKVLNHFNLTPNLSYKGVLYPRYVERDFQERYDPALDSTYGQLVKDTIHEFKYAHSAEPSISFSTSPKVYGMFQFKDPESKVQAIRHVMTPSASISFRPSLGNMTAPYYDNYTDERGNVREYSYFDGQLYSPPSSPRRSGNISLGLSNNLEMKVRSEADTTEELKKVKLLDNLSFNTSYNIFADSLNWSTVRFNGRTNLFDNNLNLNLSGTFDPYAVDNTGNTIDKAEFKESGKLARLTNFRVSMSTSLSGGEGQDGGSGSSQGQASPQQREEEMRQQQPRESEQTSRQEPQQPSSSYDYFQFPWSLNLDYSLNYSQNFNVNKQEFEPKIRQTIGINGNFSLTPKWDFSFSTNYDIREGKIGSSQVSINRDLHCFSMSFTWVPVGYRRMYNFSISVNSSMLQDALKFRKDRTFYDNF
- a CDS encoding N-acetylmuramoyl-L-alanine amidase: MLKLKIRAKIYNSLISLTIILLGFPLALNAQEEEKYHLNTVVIDAGHGGKDPGAPGNHKNEKDLVLSIALKLGKHIEENFSDVNVIYTRKKDTLIPLFKRAEIANKNKADLFISIHNNANENSRIRGTETYVMGLHKSQSNLEVAKQENSAILYEENYSRTYQGFDPNSAESYIIFSLMQNAYLEQSLNFASYIQEKFDRNTGLKNRGVKQAGFLVLYETAMPRVLVEAGFLSNPSEEKYLNSEEGQEKIASSIYEAFRDYKQNIESKSVMLSNKKDTLSTRDSIVFKVQVAASSDPIPEDSDYFKDYNQVEEHKISEQYKYTIGSTTNFKQIQQLKQKIKNDFPGAFIVAFENNDPISIDKALSIINNP
- a CDS encoding MCE family protein, translating into MSKELKIGLIATFLIALLIWGFNFLKGKNIFADKNQFYAVYNEIGGLEEASPVYLSGYEVGMVENIKLTGTNMKDLLVRFTIRKDLKIPKNSRCIIYNTDLMGTKAIKLNFTEAEEYYEPGDTLPSGLEPNITEQIYTEIQPLKIKTRNLLASIDSITRLFDGDTKENIQRSIANLHYTTTNLKNTSESLDQLISQNNKKIKKTIDNAESITTNLKNNNEAISNALGNISSVTDSLRNANLVTTLGHLENTLSSTDSILKGIQKGEGSLGRLTKDDSLYIHLDQTTHNLNSLVKDIQENPGKYIQISVFGKNK
- the dnaA gene encoding chromosomal replication initiator protein DnaA: MNDSQHIEVWNRCLQIIKDNVPAISYRTWFEPIVPLKLENKVLTIQVPSPFFYEYLEEQYIDILRKTLRKELGNNAKLEYSVVMENHSAASKKKPYTIKYPTNNKSQLQNKPVSMPLKSEESSIKNPFVIPGIKKLHVDPRLNPDNSFSNFIEGECNRLARSAGEAVADKPGGTAFDPLFIYGESGLGKTHLSQAIGIQVKEKFPEKTVLYVNSHKFQTQFVESIRNNNKNDFLHFYQMIDVLVIDDIHELAGKEKTQEVFFHIFNHLHQTGKQLIITSDKPPIEIQGIEQRLLSRFKWGLSADLQAPDFETRIKILKHKIYNDGIDINPDIVEYIATNITVNIRELEGALISLLAQSTLNKKEINIDLARQVIDKLVKNTKKEISVDYIQKIVCDYFEISPDQLHSKTRKREIVQARQIAMYFSKSMTKSSLASIGSQIGGKDHATVLHACKTVNNLLDTDKKFRETVKTIEKKLKI